The Thermotoga maritima MSB8 region ATCACCGGGAAAGGGGTAAGAAGCATGATAAAAATAGGAGCTCACATGCCCATCTCGAAAGGATTTGACAGGGTACCACAAGACACAGTGAACATAGGGGGGAACTCCTTCCAGATATTTCCTCACAACGCTCGCTCCTGGAGTGCAAAACTCCCTTCTGACGAGGCCGCCACGAAATTCAAAAGGGAGATGAAAAAACACGGTATCGACTGGGAAAACGCGTTTTGTCACAGTGGATACCTCATAAATCTCGCCAGTCCAAAGGATGACATTTGGCAGAAATCTGTTGAACTTTTGAAAAAAGAAGTGGAAATTTGCAGAAAGCTGGGTATAAGGTATCTGAACATTCACCCCGGAAGCCACCTCGGAACTGGAGAGGAAGAGGGAATAGACAGAATAGTAAGAGGTCTGAACGAAGTGCTGAACAACACCGAAGGTGTGGTGATTCTTCTTGAAAACGTTTCTCAAAAAGGAGGAAATATCGGTTACAAATTGGAACAGCTGAAGAAGATCAGAGATCTCGTCGATCAAAGAGATCGTGTGGCCATCACCTACGATACGTGTCACGGGTTCGACTCTGGATACGACATCACAAAAAAGGAGGGTGTCGAAGCCCTTCTCAACGAGATAGAGAGCCTGTTCGGTCTGGAAAGACTCAAGATGATACACCTGAACGATTCTAAATACCCCCTCGGTGCGGCAAAAGACAGGCACGAAAGAATAGGAAGCGGATTCATAGGTGAAGAAGGTTTTGCCGTATTTTTCTCCTTCAAAGAGATCCAGGAAGTTCCATGGATCCTGGAAACCCCTGGTGGAAACGAAGAGCACGCGGAGGATATAAAGAAAGTGTTTGAGATCATAGAAAAATTCGGTATAGAGGTCGATTGATATGCCCTTCGATGGGTTGCTTTTGCACAAAGCAGTCCGAGAGTTAAAGGAACTCGAAGGAGAACACTTGAGGCAGATTTATCAACCAACGACGGTTGATTATTATTTTCTTTTCAGAAGTGCGACCGTTCGGGTGTGTTTGAGACCCGATGTTTCCCATGTAGCGATCGCTGAAAAAGAAGAGGCATCGGAGAAGATGCCCTCTTCGTTCACGATGCTTCTGAGAAAGGAACTGAAAGGTGCGAAACTTCTAAAGGTAGAACAAATTGGGATGGACAGAACACTGCGGTTTTCCTTCGAGAAATTCGATGAGATAGAGGGAATCGTTCAAAAAGATCTCTACATCGAAATAATGGGGATCCACTCGAACATGATACTGGTCAGAGATAGGAGGATCATTGACGCACACAGACGCATTGTAACGAAAAAGAGAGAAATCCTCCCCGGCAGGGAGTTCGTGATTTTTCCCTCCGGAAAGGTTTCCATTTTTGAATTGAGAGAGCTTCCACCAGAGAGTGAAAAAACGATCCGAAACGTTCTCCTTTCACTTCTCGAAGGCTTCTCTCCCGTCTCCGTGGAAGAGCTGATCCACAGAACCGGCTACGAACTGGATACTCCGTGGAAGGCTGTGGATCAAAGGAAGATACTCGAAGTTCTTGAGGAGATAAAAAAGGAGCTGGAACTCCCGGGGGTGTTTGTCTACTACGAAGCTTCACACCCTGTGGAAGTTTCTGCTTTTAGGTTTACTATGCTGAGCCTCAAAGAAAGGTACTTTGAAAAACCCTCCGAGGGTATCAACGAATTTGTGAGATGGAAAGAAGAAAAATCCACCTTTGAAAACACCAAAAATCGTTTTATCAAAGTGGTTGTGAATAGAATTGAAGATCTGGAGGATCTTGAAGAAAAACTTTCGAGGGAACTTTCCGAAGCAGAGAAAGCCGAAAGATACAAAAAACTCGGCGATCTCATCGTTCAGAACCTCTGGAGTATAAAGGGAAAATCCGGAGAGGTCGAACTCACGGACTGGGAGACAAACGAAAAGATCGTTGTGGATGTGGGAAAAGATCCTGCCCAGACGGCTCAGAAGTTCTACAATACCTACAAAAAACTGCAGAGAAAGAAAGAACAGGTAGAAAAACGGCTCGAAGAGATACAGCGGGAAAAAGAGTATCTCTATCAGCTGTGGCAGACGATCGAAGACGCGGAAGATCTGGAAACACTCGAAGAGATAGAAGAAGAAATGAGAGAATTTGGACTCCTGAAAGAGAGGAAAACGAAAAAACAAAAATCAAAGAAAACCCGTTTCAGAGAGGTGTACTACGGCGGGTTCAAAATTCTCATAGGAAGAAACAACAAACAGAACGATGAACTCGTGAGAACTTCCTCGAAGGAGGACCTGTGGTTCCACGCTCACGAGATGCCGGGAGCCCACGTTGTGGTGAAGACAGAAGGAAAGAAGGTGCCTCAGGAAGTCGTGGAATATGCGGCGAGTCTCGCGGCCGGTTACTCGAAGGGAAAAAACTCCGGAAAAGTGCCGGTCGATTACACATTCATAAAATATGTAAGAAAACCTAAGGGTTTCAAACCCGGTATGGTGATATACAAGAACTACAAAACCATTCTTGTTGAGCCAAGGAGGATAGAGGGATGATAGGCTATCAGATCTACGTGAGATCTTTCAGGGATGGAAACCTCGACGGTGTGGGAGATTTCAGGGGATTGAAAAACGCTGTTTCCTACCTGAAAGAACTGGGGATTGACTTTGTCTGGCTCATGCCTGTTTTTTCCTCCATATCTTTTCACGGGTACGACGTGGTGGATTTTTATTCTTTCAAAGCTGAGTACGGTAGTGAGAGAGAGTTCAAAGAGATGATCGAGGCATTCCACGACAGCGGAATAAAAGTCGTTCTTGACCTTCCCATCCATCACACAGGCTTTCTCCACACGTGGTTCCAGAAGGCGCTGAAAGGAGATCCACACTACAGAGATTACTACGTATGGGCAAACAAAGAGACGGATCTGGACGAAAGAAGAGAGTGGGATGGAGAAAAGATCTGGCATCCCCTGGAAGATGGGAGGTTCTACAGAGGGCTCTTTGGACCTTTCTCACCCGACTTGAACTACGACAACCCGCAGGTATTCGATGAAATGAAAAGACTGGTTCTCCACCTTCTCGATATGGGAGTGGATGGTTTCAGGTTCGATGCAGCAAAGCACATGAGAGATACGATCGAACAGAATGTTCGCTTCTGGAAGTACTTTCTTTCCGATTTGAAGGGCATCTTCCTCGCAGAGATATGGGCAGAGGCCAGAATGGTGGATGAACACGGCAGAATATTTGGCTACATGCTCAACTTTGACACATCCCACTGTATAAAGGAAGCTGTATGGAAAGAGAACACAAGAGTTCTGATAGAGTCGATCGAAAGGGCCGTTATCGGCAAAGACTACCTCCCGGTGAATTTTACTTCGAATCACGACATGTCGAGGCTTGCAAGCTTTGAAGGAGGCTTCAGCAAAGAAAAGATCAAACTTTCGATTTCCATTCTTTTCACTCTCCCGGGAGTTCCTCTCGTGTTCTATGGGGATGAGCTTGGAATGAAGGGAGTTTACCAGAAACCGAACACAGAAGTCGTCCTGGATCCGTTCCCGTGGAACGAGAGTATGTGCGTTGAGGGACAGACCTTCTGGAAGTGGCCCGCGTACAACGGGCCTTTCTCTGGTATCTCCGTAGAATACCAGAAGAGAGATCCCGATTCGATTCTTTCACACACTCTGGGATGGACGAGATTCAGAAAGGAAAACCAGTGGATCGATCGGGCAAAGCTCGAATTTTTGTGTAAAGAGGACAAGTTTCTTGTGTACAGACTCTACGATGATCAGCATTCTTTGAAGGTGTTTCACAATCTTTCAGGGGAAGAGGTTGTCTTTGAGGGAGTTAAAATGAAGCCTTACAAAACGGAGGTGGTTTGATGAAAATGGAAAGGAAAAACGTCTGGCACCACAGGAAGAAGGAGGAAATAGAAGCCTTTTCGAAAGAGTACATGGAATTCATGAGCAAAGCAAAAACCGAAAGGATGACGGTGAAAGAGATCAAGAGAATCCTCGACGAATCGGGATTCGTTCCTCTTGAAGACTTCGCGGGGGATCCCATGAACATGACAGTTTACGCTGTGAACCGGGGAAAAGCCATCGCCGCCTTTCGTGTGGTGGATGACCTCAAAAGAGGTCTGAACCTTGTGGTTGCGCACATAGATTCTCCAAGGCTGGATTTCAAACCCAATCCGTTGATAGAAGATGAGCAGATAGCCCTGTTCAAAACACACTACTACGGAGGAATAAAAAAGTATCACTGGCTGAGCATTCCTCTTGAAATACACGGTGTTCTTTTCAAAAACGATGGAACGGAGATAGAGATTCACATAGGGGATAAACCGGAGGATCCCGTCTTCACGATTCCAGATCTTCTTCCGCATCTTGACAAGGAAGACGCGAAGATCTCTGAGAAGTTCAAGGGAGAAAACCTCATGCTCATAGCCGGAACGATTCCTCTCAGTGGAGAAGAAAAAGAAGCGGTGAAGACGAACGTTCTTAAGATTTTGAACGAGATGTACGGTATCACCGAAGAAGACTTC contains the following coding sequences:
- a CDS encoding deoxyribonuclease IV, whose product is MIKIGAHMPISKGFDRVPQDTVNIGGNSFQIFPHNARSWSAKLPSDEAATKFKREMKKHGIDWENAFCHSGYLINLASPKDDIWQKSVELLKKEVEICRKLGIRYLNIHPGSHLGTGEEEGIDRIVRGLNEVLNNTEGVVILLENVSQKGGNIGYKLEQLKKIRDLVDQRDRVAITYDTCHGFDSGYDITKKEGVEALLNEIESLFGLERLKMIHLNDSKYPLGAAKDRHERIGSGFIGEEGFAVFFSFKEIQEVPWILETPGGNEEHAEDIKKVFEIIEKFGIEVD
- a CDS encoding Rqc2 family fibronectin-binding protein, with protein sequence MPFDGLLLHKAVRELKELEGEHLRQIYQPTTVDYYFLFRSATVRVCLRPDVSHVAIAEKEEASEKMPSSFTMLLRKELKGAKLLKVEQIGMDRTLRFSFEKFDEIEGIVQKDLYIEIMGIHSNMILVRDRRIIDAHRRIVTKKREILPGREFVIFPSGKVSIFELRELPPESEKTIRNVLLSLLEGFSPVSVEELIHRTGYELDTPWKAVDQRKILEVLEEIKKELELPGVFVYYEASHPVEVSAFRFTMLSLKERYFEKPSEGINEFVRWKEEKSTFENTKNRFIKVVVNRIEDLEDLEEKLSRELSEAEKAERYKKLGDLIVQNLWSIKGKSGEVELTDWETNEKIVVDVGKDPAQTAQKFYNTYKKLQRKKEQVEKRLEEIQREKEYLYQLWQTIEDAEDLETLEEIEEEMREFGLLKERKTKKQKSKKTRFREVYYGGFKILIGRNNKQNDELVRTSSKEDLWFHAHEMPGAHVVVKTEGKKVPQEVVEYAASLAAGYSKGKNSGKVPVDYTFIKYVRKPKGFKPGMVIYKNYKTILVEPRRIEG
- the mgt gene encoding 4-alpha-glucanotransferase gives rise to the protein MIGYQIYVRSFRDGNLDGVGDFRGLKNAVSYLKELGIDFVWLMPVFSSISFHGYDVVDFYSFKAEYGSEREFKEMIEAFHDSGIKVVLDLPIHHTGFLHTWFQKALKGDPHYRDYYVWANKETDLDERREWDGEKIWHPLEDGRFYRGLFGPFSPDLNYDNPQVFDEMKRLVLHLLDMGVDGFRFDAAKHMRDTIEQNVRFWKYFLSDLKGIFLAEIWAEARMVDEHGRIFGYMLNFDTSHCIKEAVWKENTRVLIESIERAVIGKDYLPVNFTSNHDMSRLASFEGGFSKEKIKLSISILFTLPGVPLVFYGDELGMKGVYQKPNTEVVLDPFPWNESMCVEGQTFWKWPAYNGPFSGISVEYQKRDPDSILSHTLGWTRFRKENQWIDRAKLEFLCKEDKFLVYRLYDDQHSLKVFHNLSGEEVVFEGVKMKPYKTEVV